The following nucleotide sequence is from Archocentrus centrarchus isolate MPI-CPG fArcCen1 chromosome 18, fArcCen1, whole genome shotgun sequence.
GAACCAACGAAAGGACTACAGTATTAGAAAGTAATCTACTTTGAAATGTCACAGTTATGGGAACCTTTAAAGGTTAAAACTGAAGCACTTATAAATTAAAGGTTAAATTATCCCTGTGCAGTTCTGCTGGTAAGGAATTCCACATTGATCCCAAAAGtagaaaaatcagatttttctttttttaaataatgggtTTGAAAATTAAATTTACAGTTTCAGTTGGATGCTTCTCATGTTTCTTTGCCACAAACTCAAAGTTACAAAACAGTGAAGGTTttactgaaaacaacaaaatgtcGACAAACTTCCCAGAAGGAGTTtattctctgctgctcctctctaCAGAGAAGGAGCTACAACTTTGTTCCATACTGATGTTAAAGCAGAAAGATAGAGGTTCACTTATACATTAAAAGTTGACCTCTGaactatttaaaaacaacaaaacaaaacaaaaacaaacaaacagggttGCTGGATCTGATCCCAGCTACCACAGGCTCAGAGGCAGGGTGACACCAGATTATAAAtgatttaatgtttattttactggcCAATGAATTCGACACTTGAGATGCAAGAaatcataaaaatgtatttgtattaaaacacaatgttttgatagaaaacttttttttagcaTGTTGAACAGTATTTCAGAGAGATCAGTTATCACTGAcatctgtttcactgtgtgtctgTTAGCTGATGAAGCTGAAGGAAACTGAAGAACTGAACCAGCAACTGAAGAAGAAGGATGCAGAGATCAGAGAGCTGAAGAAacaagtaaacacacacaattcaattcaattcaattttatttatatagcgccaaatcacacaCAGATATCATAAGATATCATAAAAGTATCTCAGCAGAGGTAACACATTGAAAAGTGCCAACAAGGATCTATTAATCTGTTTAAGCAATTTTCATAACATTTGTTAAAGTGATGGATAATAAGAAACACATACTTTTGTCAAATTAAATAATtgactaaaataaataattataaaaagaGGGTTTTGTACACTTATGTCTGAAAATCCAGTACAAATTGTTTGCATTGAGgcaacaggaaactgaaataTTGGAATCATTGTGAAGTGTGTTGCTGAGAATAGTTACTGTTGACATcagtttgcttttgtgtgtctgtttgttagcTGGACAAAAACCAGGAAGCTGACAAGAAAATGGAGGAAATTGGAAAACTGAAATTCCAACTGGAGAGGAAATCATCACGTGACAAAGAAACAGTAAAACAGgtaaatgcacacagacacacaaacaaaaacgttttaccatctttatttatgaaggactttaaaacaaccacagctgtcacaaagtgctgtacattaaaacatgcagatatataaataaataacaattaaataacTCTTACAGGTTTAAAAATAACCCTACAGTTTAAAACTCAGTCTCTTTGGGGTCAAAGCCAAAGAAAAGAGATGGTTTTAAGGcaaactttaaaagtggacagtgaagggaCCTCTCTAACCTGCAAAGGAAAGTCATCCCATAACTTAGGACCAGTGATAGAGAAAGCCCTgacccctctgagcttccttcttgatctcAGTACCTCCaggagcagctggtctgctgtcCTGAGAGACCAACAAGGTCTGTAGgagtgaagaagctcagagaggtaaggtggggcaagattgtgcaaagatttaaaaacaaacataagaattttaaaatgaatcctaaaatattcaggcaaccagtgaagtgaggccaggacagaggtcatgtgacCTCTCTTTTGAGTTCCTGTCAAAAGTCacgcagcagcattttgaaccagctgcagacgtgagagcagcgactgactgactccaaatACAGAGTTACAGTAATGCAGTCGAGATTAAACAACAGCATCgatcactgtttcaaagtgCTGCATAGAAAGAAACAGTTTTACTGATGTTAGTAAATGATAAAGACTGGAATAAACCACGACTAGTTTTCAACACTTCAGTTCTTCACTGACTCACAATCAATCATGAGGCTGTAACTGGAGATTATGAACATTTCACTGAGAGAACAGCTGCTTCTGTGATTCAtgcaaaaaacaatacaaacaggTGCCTGGgcggcttagtggtgaagccggcgaccacatacatatgctgcgttGCGGTCCGGGCAGCGCGGGTCTGAGTCCCGGCATGTCGCCAATCTGGCCGCATGtcctcccctgtatctttcccccatacCCTGTCTCCATCCACTGCtcataaaagccactgtggccaaaatttgtcacacacacacacacacacacacacacacacacacacacacacacacacacacacacacacacacacacacacacacaaccacactaATCTGCatgtctctttctctcagtcAGAGTCGAGCAAGCTACACAAACCAAAGCTTGATGAATTTCTGAGACATTTCTCTGAGAATCAGAGCAGCTCAGCCAATCGCAGCTCAATGAGTGGTGACATCATTCTGGAAGAGGTCGACAGACATGGCCACTATCTCTGTCTCAAAAACATTTCCAGTGAGGTAATGCTGCTTACATGCTGATGAGTACTGCCTTAGCACGAGCAGTTTGATtgtagatgtaaaaaaaaaatccaaaacaaaaagataCGACAGAAAGACATAAATCACACTTTGGATTCAACGCACGCTGAACTTTGTTGATAttattggttgtttttgtttgtttgttttcatattcTCCTCATTCTCTCTTGCAGGATACATTGATGGCTGGTTGGGAGTTAAAACTACAAATCAACAAAAACCAATCCATAACATACAAATTTAAAGTAAACTATACACTGAGAGCTGGGCGGGCACTCACTGTGAGTCTCTGTGTTACTagatttttctttcagtctctcttatttgttttcatttggacATCTGTGACCTTTTTATTGGCTCCATCTACAGTTACGGAGACCAGCTACCAGAAACCCAAATACTGACAATGATGACCTGATCTGGATGGACCTGGAGAACTGGAGCCCTGAAGACAACCAAAAGATCAGCCTCATCAGCAACACTGGAGAGGAACACAGACTAAAGTGATGCTTTGTAAAaacaaggacacacatgaatTCATCAGAATAAAATTCTTTTAACACACATTGAACAAtatttttgtgtctctttctcttATATGTCCTTTATTGTCTAATTATTGTTagtgtttgtttaaaaacaggTAATATGTTAATAGGTTTAAAATGCCCATTTGAATTGTCATGTTAAAACAAGCAGATTTCTAACAGCACTTTAAAATGACTGAGTGATTGAGGAGGTCTTACATGAAAAGGCAGATTATTAGGAGCTGCCACCCTAAAGGCTCTGTCACCTCTGCTTTACAGCCTGAATCTGTGAACTGTCAAAGAGCAGTTGGTCTGTAGAGCTCAGGGCTCTTGTAGGACTGCAGGGTTTGAAAAGTTCACTTAACGAAGGTGGCACCAAATCACTGAGACTCTTAAAAACAAGTTATATGATGTTAAACTGAATCGTGAGAGGGCCTGGAACCAAGTTTAGGAAGGTCAACACTGGTGTGATGTGATCAGGCTGTTTACTTCCTGTCAACAGGTAAACAAAATACAACAGTACAATACacagtttgtatttatttgtagaAGTGATCAAGGCCAGCATGCAAATAAATACACTTAATAAAGGAGTGAATTACTCTCTCAAAGTCATGTGGGGAGAAGTACTGAGGAGCCttaattgaaaaaaatcttattttaacaaaaaaaatttaaaagcacAGTCAGAAATCACACCAAGGATCCTTGAAACCAGGTGACAGAAGTTAAAAGACCAAAGAcactttttaagatttttttttttttttgcattaaggaagttcaaaataatccatcGATGATGCAGTATTTGACAGAGATGTGTGTGACACTGTGAAAATGAATATAGGCACAGTATATATCACATCTGTAATTCTGTGCAGATATAATGAAGCAGAAAGGCAGCAGTGCAGCAGGAGGCTGACTTGATAATCTGTCTGtatatcagcttttttttttcttttttattacagAGTTAGTTGAGGGACGCTTCTAAAAACAGACACGTTCTCGAGTGGTTTGTATTCATTAACCTCAGTTTCAGCATCTAAAACAAAGCACAGAACACGTGCTGAGTAACTGATACCTGGTATTTTAAAAATAGTtcagcagcaggtcagtgagCTACTGTGTGGGTTTAACCCTTTGACTGCCTGTGAGAAGGTTTCACAGCGTTCACTGTGAGCATGAATGTGTCACACAAAGATGTTTAATCACTTAAACCCACCTGAACAAGAGTTTTCAGTTTACTGATGAGGTGAGGTTAAATAACCTTCTCAAATAATGTCTGTGGTTGTTATTAATCAGttatttttgtatattattgttgtgttatttttatgaaAGTCTAAGTTTCCCGCAGTGAAGAagtcccagcagcagcagcagcagagccaccatcaccacagtgaaAACAGTCCTCAGGATGAGGTAAATTTGAGTCGAGCGGTCTGTGAAGGCTGCGCTCCCTTTGTGAAGGGCTGCAAACATAAGAGAATATCTCTCCTGTAACACTGTTACAATATTAACAGTAAGAAATATCATGTCCCCAAAGGTTTGCCATGTTTTACCTGTGACAGCCAGCCAGCTCTCTGGTGATTCACCAGCATCAGAGATGCTGCACTTGTACCGTCCTTCATTAGCTGTGGACACACTGTGGATCATCATGTCTCCTGTTGTGCTGTTCCCTATGAGGACtccatctttatagaaatcaGCGTGGAGCTGGGAGGAAGTGGACTTGTTCCTGCAGCTCAGAGTCACACAGTGACCCTCCAACACAGCAAAGACGGGACTCTCCAGGATCACGGAGCCagctgagagaaaaagaaaggtttTCATTTGCAGTCACGCTCTCACAGATTTATAGAAATTCTGAGTTACCAGTGACAGTGATGTTGACAGTGCtgcttctctctcctccttcagtcTCACACCAATATTTTCCACTGTCTGCTTGATAGGCTCTATGAATGGTGCAGTATGCTGTTGAGCTCTGCTTCATGTCACATGCTGAAAGAAATCCCTCAGTATTCCTGACCCCGCGTAACTGAGCAGAACCATCGGGAGCGTCACAGTGAAAAGAAAGAGACTCGTACTGAAAAAGCTGCAGTCTGTCTGGAACGATGTGAAAACCTGCAtctgagacacaaacacagagaaactcAAAACTCTGAAACTTccaggacaaaaacaaacagatttctaTCATAGAGATCACAAAATTGATACAATTTATCAAAAGGAACAAAATAAACTAATTCAACAGGTTTGTACAGTATATCAAAACTGCTATTGAAGATAAATTTTGACACAGTATAAAGTCAATTAATGATGagaaaaaagtgtaaaagtCTGGGAACAAATTATTGCTACTTACTGCTGTCCTGTGTACATGCATTCAGCAGAATCAACataaccatgtctgcatacacaaaggcaaaaaaaataaaaaatcaaacaacTACATATTAGATTAAAGTGAAGCCAAACCTGAAAAGATGAAGTTAGGACACACGTGTTCGGTACTCACACAGTCTGTGGAGAGCTCCCACCTCCATGTTGACCTGCTGCTGACTGACAGAGTATCATACTGCAGTACTGCATACTGTACATGACAACTTCTTCTTCCTGCCAGACTCACACTCATCCATATAGCTGTATTCTGCAGCCATCAGCAACAACAGATACAACACTGATTATGTCAGATTATGTTATGTCTTGAAAAATATTGTTGTTTTAACAAGATTAAAAATTTCTTGTACTTCTAAAGGCATAACAGATCTCTTTCtctgagtgatgaacatagttatggagTTATATAAATACAGGTATACTGCCAAATCCCATGATATAGCAAAAGCTCTGCAATACTGAATtagagacataaaaaaaaagcgaTACAATGACGCTGCAATAAGTGAACGACTGTACATCATTATATCTCAGTGTAGTCAATACAGATATCAAATGATTGCAAGTACTGCAAAATTTTACATGGTTGCAGTGATTGAGTCAATACAGTCACCTGTGCTCAGTATGAATTTTCCAGGTCAAAAAAATCAGAACATACACAACATTAAAAGATAAATAGTAACATTTTGCCAAATATTGCtcctgatgatgtcacagtcacacccctgtaagagctttgagttcatctaaccagctgctcttacagaggcctaaagcTAGACTagaacagagaggtgatcgagcttttgcagcagcaccaCCAAAGCtgtggaacgatctacctctccataaatgcacagctcagacgatacacacatttaaatctttaccaaaaacacatttcttttccttggcatttggctgcagtgcttcCTCCTTTTAGACGATTGctttttatggtatttgttttaaatgttttatgtttaaatgtttaatgttgttattttatgttatttattgtctttttatgtttttatttatttatttttattttttatttgagtatagtccttgggggttatagatcttgtacagacctttggtcaacgtcgttgttttacagtgtgccatataaataaatttgacttgacttgatgATGGCTCCCACTAAGTCATGCAGGGCCTCTGCTCATTGCTTGGTTTGTAGATTGTGACTGAGTTGTTTTATGACACCAATCTGTTATTTGGCAATACTTTCAAAGTCCAATGATTCACTTATTACATGAAACAGAGCAACTTACGGTCTCGAACCTGTTACTGCCTTTTCATTTCAAACAATGGACTGCAAACAACAGGTATGTGATTTTTACTATTGCCTTTTCATGCATTGTTTAACTAGTAGGAGTTTAAAGTGGGTTTGCATTCAACTgtctcattatttttattaactttAGAAACCTGTTAACTTTAGCAACAACTCAAGAGGTTATTGAAGATTTTTTGTTTGACACATTTTATCACGCTGTGGTGGTCAGTGCTCTCTTTTATGCTGCTCTGTGTTGGGGAAACAGCCTGACAGCCAAAATCACAAAGCAGCTGAGCTGGTGAAAAAAGCCAGCTCGGTGCTTGGCAGAAGGCTGGATTCACTGAGTAATGTGGTAGAGAGTGGGACGTTCAGCAAAATGAAAGCCATAATGGACGATAGCAAGCACCCTCTCCACAGCCTGGCTGgactgaggagcagcagcagtggcagatggctcctccactgtgtttcgGATTTGGGCTGTTCAGAAGGTCCCAACCCTCAGATTCACATCTCTCACTCAGACACATTTTGCTTCCTGCTACAATCTTTTATcctgtttttactgtatttttattccctatttttaacataatttcatccattcatttatctaatcatttttattatcaAATTGTTATTATTAACCAATTACTGTattaatgaatttatttattatttacaaagtgttaattttattttgctaaTTGTTTTCCCTAATATTATTAATTATATAATGTAATCATCTACTcaatttatgtatgtatgtatgtttgtatttATGATCATGACTTGAgggatgtttgtttttcaattgAGTTGCTGGATATTTGAATTTCCTCTCTCTCATATCCTTCCCTACTCCTTCAAAGTTCTTGAGGAATTCCAGCAGTGAGGAGCAAAGGAGGAAGGAGGCTGAGAATGAAGCTGAATCCATGAggaaaaaggtgtgtgtgtctattgTCAGTCCAGCGCATTGTTACATCTCTGCTCTGTGATGTTGTCATGAAGAAGAATCAAGAAGCTAAGAATTAAAGaattaagaaataaataataaactcaAAGCCATATTTCAGAAGAGTCactaaaaatacaaatcacaagTCTGGATATTTCATAATTCAACTGAGTCTGAAATGTGTAATTCCTAATAGGGTATAAATTGTAAGAAATCAAGTAACAGAAACAGTAGTGGTAATCAATCAGTCCCACCCCACTCTATCCTctcattaaaaatttaaataagcaGAAGAGTACGAGGACATCCTCAGAtacaaaacagagaaattcaccaacattcaaaaatgTTCTAGTTTGTTTGCTCtgcttttgacttttttttaaattattttgaactgacAGCCTTACAGGTTAAAAATATTTAGATACAAattaaagtaagaaagaaagaaactaaaaaaatgagaattgttttattatatattatttaaatataaaacaaatcaatttatttaataatctgACACTTGAAAGTGAAAATATCTGaataataggaaaaaaattgaGAGTAAACAGTTGCAGTTTGAAGAGAGTTTGTACTTCAACATAAATAGCTTGTGCTGAAAGTGTTTTGAACTTTGCTGGTACTTtggaaatgctgaaaatggactttcttcattatttatgaatttttttaagTGTCATTCCAAGAGAAAATTGTAGAAGCTTTTTATTGAACTCACACTTACTGCATTTGTTTCAGTTAACAATACATAAAAATGAATCTGACTTTACTTTTAGTGTTTTCCTTTATAACAGGACATTTGTATGAAACCAATCATGAACCTTTATGTGAACCTTTAAATCAGAATAAACAAAGCTGTGATATAATATAAATCTAAAGGTTCAGCATCAGCACAGCTTAAAACCAAGGCACTCAGAAATCAAAAGTTAAATTATCCCATCCAGTTCTGCTGGTATGGAATTCCACATTGATCCCAAAAGTAGAAAAAtcttatgtttctttttttttaaaatgatggtttaGAAAATTAAATTTACAGTTTCAGTTGGATGCTCCTCATGTTTCTGTGCCACAAACTCAAAGTTACTAAACAGTGAAGGTTTTactgaaaataacaaaatgtcCACAAACTGCCCAGAATGagtttattactgtgaatgctgcaaagcattgtgctattacttttcttttttgtaacctttatactttttaagatattgaactttttataatcttcatttttgccattcaaaatgaatggggaagtttcaaatccttttcaaatcctttcaggttttaaaagctaataacttcagcatacattCAGCTAGTAAAacaatttaagctttaaaatgaagccgaGCCTTTCatctattcagctattacttggtgttttaaaatcttttacggtttaagcacagtgagcattTAAGTTTAAGGTGGTTTTTCagccgtttcagagtttataatggttgtgtattgcgtttgctagagtgggagcctgattagtagagtggaagacttcaaaactttcaggtggaaaatctatttttaaactgccactgtgtccacactctttgcGCTACAGCCAttattttatgctcaaaatgtagagctgcttctctactttccaacaatgtgtctctaaaccctgtcaaatgtacactttttaaacggTAAGTGTTCAAacagagggagtaccttccaactccttcattaacctccatagtaatttcagagagctgattttctccaaagcagaaatgagcaccttttataaactgctcccacggccacacttttgagcccaggaaaataaaaatgacaccactgtttagtgcaggtccttgtgacgctcacagttcaaaaatgactttgataggagctacggtttttgacttagaagcagttatttgacaggtgcGCCGAGGCAAATTTGACAGAGTGCATGCATCTCAACAGGTAAacagtgcacctggcaggtgttttcaattagcgcatttacaagcattcagcttggcagagctctccaatatgtatgcttgaaaacctcactgcttgtgcGACACTACTGTtgactcagtggtagaaaaggggagcatcaatgcacaaaaagcggacagagcaggttcaagtcccactttactgcaaactttaaaaattttccattgagcattcattcaccagctcaaactctttcagccagatttaagctctttggagcatttcctggcatttcagctagagacaccatttaggctttaaaataaagccaagcctttcagctgttcagctattcagcagttcagcagttcagctgttgaagctcattcagcaaataaagattcagctctttgaagcatttcttagcatttcagctgcaatctttcagcttgcagcattcacagtgcattttcttcaggaaatgctttttctagttctctgctgctcctctctaCAGAGATGGAGCTATAATGTTGCTCCACACTGATGTGAAAGCAGAAAGATAGAGGTTCACTCATACATGAACAGCTGACCTCTGaactatttaaaaacaacaaaacaaacacaaacaactaTGGAGTTCCATCATGTAACATCTTCCTGTTTATCTTAATAAATCAGAACACAGCTCTCATCTTTCCTCTGTATTGTTTCTCCTTTCAGGTGGATCGTCTCATGGCTGAAGTAGAAAAACTCAAAGAGGCAAATGCCCCAAAACTAAggataaatgtaaatttttgtGTGCGTcttgttatatttttacttcatttttttttttttttattaaaataaaatttttagaCTTTCacgcatataaaaaaaaaaaaaaaagaaaaactcaaagaGGAGAAGCTGCAACTGCAACATTTGCTTGATGCCAAAGAACAAAAGCATAACATTTCATTGGTATTAACTCTATGTGCCActcctttatttttaatttcaaactTTGAAATAAGAGATTAATTTTATGTTAAGATTATTAAAtagaaattacagaaaaaaagttcACAGTAGTTTGTGACTAAGAAATAAACTGtagtatttgtgttttattattttcttttatgaaaATTATTAAAGTCTGACCATTGTGTTTGACACAAAGTGAACTAAAAATTTGACAAAGattacaaaaacactgacaccagattatccatccatccatccatgtatgTATTGTCTTCTgctttatccttttcagggtcacgggtgGGGTTGATGAATCTGATCCCAGCTACCACAGCCTCAGAGGCAGGGTGACACCAGATTATAAATGATTTAATGTTTATATTCTACATTGGCCGATCAGTTCAACACTTAAGATGCAAGAAatcataaaattgtatttgtgtTAAAACGCAATGTTTtaatacaaaacattttttttagcagtttgaACAGTGTTTCAGAGAGATCAATTATCACTGACATCAGTTTCACTGTGTGTCTGTTAGCTGGAGAATATCCAGGAAGCTGCCAAGAAGCTGCAGGAATATAATGAAGTGAATCAGAAACTGAAGCAGCACCAGGCAGAGCTCAGAGAGCTGGACAAActagtaaacacacacacacacacacacacacacacacacacacacacacacacacacacacacacatttccaccATGTCAGGACTTTGTTGAATCACATCTATGTACAACAACCTCATCATAAACCTTATAAAGAAGTAAagaaatttacatattttttttctattttgtccCCAAAAGAAGTCACAAACCCAAACTCCAGATTTATGAAGCAGCAGTGAAATGAGTGATgaacaaacacactgccaaacaACAGACACATCCACACAATGTGCCACAGCTAAATGAAAGGCTGCCTGCAGGAACCACTGAAAGCATTCAGCAATCATGTTGAAGAAAGTCTGACATTCCTAATGACTGACAGCACTAACTCTACACATCCATCAGCTTACAgtgaagacagaaacacaatcAGTTCAAGTTCTCATCAGAAGAAAgaacaaatattaaaatgttttttcaatatATCATAAAAGTATCAGCAGAGGTAACAGATTCAAAAGTGCCAACAAGGATCTATTAAACTGTTTAAGCAATTTTCATAAAATTTATTGAAGTGATggataataaaaaaacatgcttttgCGCAATTAAACAAttgactaaaataaataaatgtaaataaattattataaaaagaGTCTTGTGCACTGATGTCTGCAAATCCATTACA
It contains:
- the LOC115796660 gene encoding high affinity immunoglobulin gamma Fc receptor I-like, which translates into the protein MEVGALHRLYAGFHIVPDRLQLFQYESLSFHCDAPDGSAQLRGVRNTEGFLSACDMKQSSTAYCTIHRAYQADSGKYWCETEGGERSSTVNITVTAGSVILESPVFAVLEGHCVTLSCRNKSTSSQLHADFYKDGVLIGNSTTGDMMIHSVSTANEGRYKCSISDAGESPESWLAVTGSAAFTDRSTQIYLILRTVFTVVMVALLLLLLGLLHCGKLGSTHQHVSSITSLEMFLRQR